A stretch of DNA from Oreochromis aureus strain Israel breed Guangdong linkage group 23, ZZ_aureus, whole genome shotgun sequence:
TTGATTTTGAGATCATCCCAGAAGGCACCAAAGGACAATGGTGAGTGGAGCATCTCAGTGGTGAGGAGATGACTTCCAATCATTTAAAATATATCTagttaaaaaatacaatttaataaataaatacaaaaaaagcatAGAAAATTTGGAGCTAGTTGTGTgaactttgtttttgtctttcagaATTCATTTTATTACTGAGTAATAGGTCGTGTTTTTAAACTAGCAGCAAGCTAGTCAAACTTGAGAAAGTTCAGAATCTGTCATAAATCAGAGAAATTTCAAATTTGCACCCAGGTGCAGACGCATGAAGATAGGCAAAGTAAACTGAAAACAGATCTTCATTTTGGCTGATGAAAAGTCCAAAGTCACTCGAGTAATTAAACAAAATCACAAACTTGCTAGAAACATGCAGGAAAGGTTAACAGACACTGGGACAAACACTGAGGGGGAGAACTTGTATTGTGCACTATATATACACGAGGATAAAACTAGGTACAGGGAGAGGTAATAAAGGCTCAAGACACTCGGAAACattgactatcaaaataaaacaggaagtgagaaccATAACTAAATgaggaaaacacagacacatgaaTCAACTTAATATATGGGAGGATACACAAGAGGATCAAACAAGAGCCCGAGGATGTAAACTAAAGTGCTAGGGTGCAATTATGAGAAGAACTAAGTCTCAAAACTACtcaaaaaagatgaataaacaaaactagaaaactaaaaaaaaaaacaaaaaaaaaactcatccACAAATCTCCAAAACCCACCCCCAGACCTGAGATTTTGACACAAATTTATTTCCACACAAGAATGTGTGTTTGAAGTGTTCATTCCACAACACTTTCCACAATTTTCAAAAGTCAGGATAAAGAGTAAAGAGCTCATCCAGTTCAAAATGAAGtaacattttttacaaaataataaaatatcttagtttactgtgaataaaatgagTCCATGAGATTTGGAATccatttgcattttgtttttgtttttttatcagcaTTTTACTTGTATATTTTGAGCTGTACTTTAAGAGTGGTGCGCATTAATTCTGTACATGTTCCACATTTCTGTTTGATTTCTGACAGACACTGCAGCTATTTTGCGGGCTCAGGAGTCCGTGGGGCCTGGTATCTACACGGTGGAATTAGTGGTAAAAGATCAGCAGGGACATTTCTGTCCAGAACCACAAAAAATTACGGTTCGAATTTGCAGCTGTGAGGATGGAGTCATGTGTGGAAACACTCAGCCAATCAAAGGAGCACGATTAGGATCTGCAGGGATTGGGACACTAGTACAGGGACCATTGCTGGTGCTGCTACGTAAGTAAGATAATTTTAGTGGATAATTTTGATGAAGCAAAAATTTTAGGTGAGTTTTTGAAATTTCAGATCCACTGACTGGAttatacatttaaatgtaaacGTGAGAGTCCATGCTTGTTTTTTAGTAATTAAAAGCAATCCTGGCATTCCTTTCAAATTCATAAAGAACCATTCCGAGAccagaatatttaaaaaaaacaactaattatTTATCAGTAATAGCTAAAATTTAAACACTGGTGTTATTTCACTCTTACTCTAAAAATCTTAATGGAGTCAGTGTTAGTCAAAGTCTTGTTTGAAGCATCAGTGCAGTTGTCCCCACATTTTCGAAGCTTTAAGTCTgactaaaactttttttttgcagttggtTCTCTGCTGCTGATCTCCTGTCACTGTAGACGTGCTGCAAGAGATTTGCCCACAACAAATACTGTCAAGGTTAAAAATCGAGCTGAGGCTCAACAAGAGGTGGAGGAATTGACGCTGGAATAAGTCTGCCTGACAACTTTCTTGTACAGTGTTAAACTCAGGTCAGTAATCTGAAGGTTCTGAGGTGACAGGCAGTAGCTAACCTTGTGATGCTGAATTTTTTACAGTTTAGTATAAAATTGAAATccagtttgagtttttaaaGGTATCTTTAAAAAGATGACTctgtttatgattttttttttttaaaagacttgTTTCAATATGACCATGCTGACCATGTTAGTGGAGGCAAGAAAATCCTTTATAACAACAATGAGCTGACTcctctttttcagttttagcCCTTGATTCCTGTTTTGAATTTTTAGTTATTATATTcaactttgtgtttctgttgaggtttttcctctttttccaatgttttaagttttgtgtttattgtgttttatttctgtattttttattcCTGTTTTGTTCATGGTTCATTGTTTCTAGTTAAAAGTTTATGTTTGAAAAGAGTAGTAGTAGTGACTGTCTTCaccatgtttctgtttgtgcttccatttgtcttgtttgtgtgtttggatCTTGGTccttttgtgtttccttgtcTTGCACATCATGTTAAGTTTTCTGTAATTGTCTCCTTTGGTTATTTccagttttactttgaagggatctgttttctttcatgtCTCACCCTGACTATCCTGTTTGTCTGCATCTGTGTGCTGTTCCCTCAAC
This window harbors:
- the LOC120436217 gene encoding desmoglein-3-like — encoded protein: MPMMRTHFLMGLLLILRSSQKAPKDNDTAAILRAQESVGPGIYTVELVVKDQQGHFCPEPQKITVRICSCEDGVMCGNTQPIKGARLGSAGIGTLVQGPLLVLLLGSLLLISCHCRRAARDLPTTNTVKVKNRAEAQQEVEELTLE